One window of Pleurodeles waltl isolate 20211129_DDA chromosome 3_1, aPleWal1.hap1.20221129, whole genome shotgun sequence genomic DNA carries:
- the COL8A2 gene encoding collagen alpha-2(VIII) chain → MLPETLTFCLLLAWIQFTSAGGAGGGFHPQVKYIQPMVKGPLGPPFREGKGQYLDMQPILPVDLKGEPGPAGKPGPRGPPGPPGFPGKPGIGKPGLHGQPGPVGPPGFPGVGKPGMPGIPGKPGSKGLPGVKGESGIRGEHGATGLPGPPGVPGPAGLSLNGKPGTQGAPGPPGFRGEPGAKGEPGPRGDKGLRGENGFGKPGLPGPKGAGGPPGPQGPPGPNGIGKPGLDGLPGVPGIKGDLGATGEPGIRGAPGFQGPPGPPGLDGLGKPGSNGLPGMPGPIGPKGESGLRGLPGLPGAAGYGKPGFPGMKGDRGSSGVPGPVGDVGEPGLDGEPGEPGPQGIIGPSGIPGSIGMPGKHGIPGLKGDMGPAGPPGLRGLPGDQGPNGFSGKPGVPGERGLTGLPGTGGPIGPKGEPGLVGLPGAPGASGSFGQKGESGYPGQPGIRGPAGIPGLQGSSGPIGPQGLPGFKGEPGIPGIPGNGKVGEPGLPGPTGPPGVPGQPGLNGLQGPPGLPGPPGLPGVFDESSIAGLHLPDGGVEGAVLGNGKPGKPQYGTGVLSASIAPAFTAILSSPFPASGMPVKFDRTLYNGHNGYNPSTGIFTCPIPGVYYFAYHVHVKGTNVWVALYKNNVPATYTYDEYKKGFLDQASGSAVLELKENDQVWVQMPSDQANGLYSTEYIHSTFSGFLICPT, encoded by the coding sequence ACATGCAACCAATTCTTCCAGTGGACCTCAAAGGAGAGCCCGGTCCTGCAGGGAAGCCTGGACCAAGAGGACCACCTGGGCCGCCAGGATTTCCTGGGAAACCAGGAATTGGAAAGCCAGGACTTCATGGACAACCAGGCCCAGTTGGACCACCAGGTTTCCCCGGTGTGGGTAAACCAGGAATGCCTGGAATTCCAGGAAAACCTGGGAGCAAAGGACTTCCCGGAGTCAAAGGCGAATCTGGAATAAGAGGAGAGCATGGAGCAACCGGACTACCAGGTCCACCTGGCGTTCCAGGGCCAGCAGGTCTCTCATTAAACGGTAAACCAGGTACACAAGGTGCTCCTGGACCACCAGGCTTTAGGGGAGAACCAGGAGCTAAAGGGGAACCTGGACCTCGGGGAGATAAAGGCTTAAGGGGTGAAAATGGGTTTGGGAAACCAGGTCTTCCCGGCCCTAAGGGGGCTGGAGGTCCACCTGGCCCTCAAGGGCCTCCTGGCCCAAATGGAATTGGAAAACCAGGACTTGATGGATTGCCTGGCGTTCCAGGTATAAAAGGAGACCTTGGTGCCACTGGCGAGCCTGGGATTCGTGGGGCACCTGGTTTTCAAGGACCTCCTGGTCCACCAGGTCTAGATGGTTTGGGAAAACCAGGTTCCAATGGGTTACCTGGTATGCCAGGACCAATCGGTCCGAAAGGGGAATCTGGACTCCGTGGCTTACCTGGTTTACCTGGAGCAGCGGGTTATGGAAAACCTGGTTTTCCTGGAATGAAAGGAGATCGTGGATCCAGCGGAGTTCCAGGGCCAGTAGGCGATGTAGGTGAGCCAGGTTTAGATGGGGAGCCAGGTGAACCAGGACCACAAGGGATTATTGGGCCCTCTGGCATTCCTGGGTCAATAGGAATGCCGGGTAAACATGGAATTCCAGGTCTAAAAGGTGACATGGGACCTGCTGGCCCTCCTGGACTTCGAGGACTTCCTGGAGATCAAGGGCCTAATGGTTTCTCCGGTAAACCAGGTGTGCCCGGTGAAAGGGGCTTGACAGGTTTACCAGGAACAGGTGGACCAATTGGCCCTAAAGGAGAGCCTGGACTAGTAGGACTTCCAGGGGCACCAGGGGCAAGTGGGTCTTTTGGTCAAAAAGGAGAATCTGGTTATCCGGGACAGCCAGGCATAAGAGGTCCAGCAGGAATTCCAGGTCTACAAGGATCATCAGGCCCCATCGGACCTCAGGGGTTACCAGGGTTCAAAGGGGAGCCAGGTATCCCTGGAATTCCTGGTAATGGTAAGGTAGGTGAACCTGGGCTCCCAGGTCCTACTGGGCCACCTGGAGTTCCCGGTCAACCAGGGTTAAATGGACTTCAGGGGCCACCAGGCCTGCCAGGCCCTCCTGGCCTACCTGGTGTCTTTGATGAATCTAGCATTGCAGGCCTTCAccttccagatggaggtgttgaagGTGCAGTCTTGGGAAATGGAAAGCCTGGAAAACCCCAGTATGGAACAGgggttctctctgccagcattgCACCAGCATTCACTGCGATCCTCAGCTCTCCCTTCCCAGCATCCGGGATGCCAGTCAAGTTTGATAGAACTTTGTACAATGGGCACAATGGCTATAACCCATCAACTGGAATATTCACATGTCCGATCCCTGGTGTCTACTACTTTGCATATCACGTCCATGTCAAAGGAACCAATGTCTGGGTGGCGCTTTACAAGAACAACGTGCCTGCGACATACACCTATGATGAATACAAGAAAGGGTTCCTTGACCAAGCTTCTGGGAGTGCAGTGCTTGAACttaaagaaaatgatcaagtttgGGTGCAAATGCCATCAGATCAGGCCAATGGCCTATACTCCACAGAATACATCCACTCCACCTTTTCTGGGTTTCTGATTTGTCCTACATAA